The following proteins come from a genomic window of Paramicrobacterium humi:
- a CDS encoding thiolase family protein, whose amino-acid sequence MTINADVYFIDGVRTPFGRAGEKGMYWQTRADDLAVAAMIGMLERNPSVPKERIDDVAIAATTQQGDQGLTLGRTTALLAGLPKSVPGYAIDRMCAGAMTAVTAVGGGVAFGAYDLAIAGGVEHMGRHPLGIGADPNPRFLAEKLVSADALDMGKTAERIHDRFPHLTKERADRFGMLSQHKVAAAYEAGKIQPDLVPVATRSDAGWGLATRDEGMRPETSMEGLAGLRTPFRPHGRVTAGTSSPLTDGATVSLIAGANAVKEFGLTPKMRMVSFAFAGVEPEIMGLGPVPSTEKALRKAGLSIDDIGLFELNEAFAIQVLSFLDHFGIADDDPRVNLWGGAIAVGHPLAASGVRLMIQLAAQFAEHPEVRYGVTAMCVGLGQGGTVIWENPSWNGRK is encoded by the coding sequence GTGACGATCAATGCTGACGTCTATTTCATTGACGGCGTGCGGACGCCGTTCGGCCGTGCCGGCGAAAAAGGCATGTACTGGCAGACCCGCGCCGACGACCTCGCGGTCGCGGCGATGATCGGAATGCTCGAGCGGAACCCATCCGTGCCGAAGGAGCGCATCGACGACGTCGCGATCGCGGCGACGACGCAGCAGGGCGACCAGGGGCTCACTCTCGGCCGCACGACCGCGCTGCTCGCCGGGCTGCCGAAGTCAGTGCCCGGCTACGCGATCGACCGCATGTGCGCGGGAGCGATGACCGCAGTGACGGCGGTCGGCGGCGGCGTCGCGTTCGGTGCGTACGACCTCGCGATCGCCGGCGGCGTCGAGCACATGGGCCGGCACCCGCTCGGCATCGGCGCGGACCCCAACCCGCGCTTTCTCGCCGAGAAGCTCGTGAGCGCCGACGCCCTCGACATGGGGAAGACCGCCGAGCGCATTCACGACCGGTTCCCGCACCTCACGAAGGAGCGCGCCGACCGCTTCGGGATGCTCAGCCAGCACAAGGTCGCCGCCGCGTACGAAGCCGGCAAGATCCAGCCCGACCTGGTCCCCGTCGCCACGCGCAGCGACGCCGGCTGGGGGCTCGCGACTCGCGATGAGGGCATGCGCCCCGAGACGTCGATGGAAGGACTCGCGGGACTTCGAACTCCGTTCCGCCCGCACGGCCGCGTCACGGCCGGCACCTCATCACCGCTGACCGACGGCGCCACGGTGAGCCTCATCGCCGGCGCCAACGCCGTGAAGGAGTTCGGGCTCACTCCGAAGATGCGCATGGTCAGCTTCGCCTTCGCCGGCGTGGAGCCGGAGATCATGGGCCTCGGCCCGGTCCCCTCGACGGAGAAGGCGTTGCGCAAGGCGGGGCTCAGCATCGACGACATCGGACTGTTCGAGCTCAACGAGGCGTTCGCGATCCAGGTTCTCTCGTTCCTCGACCACTTCGGCATCGCCGACGACGACCCGCGGGTGAACCTGTGGGGCGGCGCCATCGCCGTCGGCCACCCGCTTGCGGCATCCGGCGTGCGGCTCATGATCCAGCTCGCCGCGCAGTTCGCCGAGCACCCCGAAGTGCGCTACGGCGTCACGGCGATGTGCGTCGGCCTCGGCCAGGGCGGCACAGTGATCTGGGAGAACC